AAGTTTTAGCTTGGAAAATATAAAAAATATTTTCACAGGGCGCCTTATTGTAATAATGCGAACTTTTATACCTCCTAACCTCCTATTTTTTAAGAAGTCATTTTTTGGCCCCTTTATTTTTAGGGTTTTCCTATTTTTCTACCTTTCCTATATTTCCAGTCTTTGTTCATTGCAAATATTTCTTTTTCATATATATCTTCATACTTTTTTTGTATTTTTATTTTTTTAATTTTCTAATTTTTTACTTATATTTTTCATTTTTCACAATATATTATTTTTTTATTCATACAGTTATTTTTCATATATTTATTCCTCATTCTTCTCTACCATTACATTTCCCTTTCATAGTTGAAATACGATTATTTTTATAATGTTTATTCTTAGTTTTTATCTCATTAAAAAAACTATATATTTTTCTTTATACTCAAGAAAATTATATTAATATTAAAAACTTTATATACTATTAAAATTTATTTTTAGGTACAAAAAAAAGGAACCCTAATTATTTAAGGTTCCTCATCATATTTATCTTATTCTATTTTCTAACTTGTCCATTACCAAATATTACATACTTAGTAGTAGTCAATTCCTTCAGCCCCATTGGCCCTCTTGCATGAAGTTTTTGAGTACTGATACCTATCTCAGCACCAAAACCAAACTGTCCTCCATCTGTAAATCTTGTAGAAGCATTTACATATACAGCTGCTGCATCTATTTCATTTAAAAATCTTTGAGCATTTGAATAATCCTCTGTTATTATAGACTCAGAATGTTTAGTTCCATATTTTCCTATATGTTCTATTACCTCATCTAAAGTTTTTACAGTTTTTACAGCAAGTATATAGTCTTCATATTCTGTAGCCCAATCCTCTTCTGTTGCTTCTTTAGATTCAAGAATATATTTATTTACTGTTTCATCTCCTCTTATCTCTACATTTCTATCAAGCAGCTCTTTTCCCATTACAGGAAGCAATTCTGCTGCTATATCTTCATGTACAAGTATAGTTTCTACTGCGTTACAGACTCCAGGTCTTTGAGTTTTAGCATTAATTATTATATCTACAGCTTTTTTCAAATCTCCACTCTTATCCACATATATATGACAGTTTCCTATTCCTGTCTGAATACATGGAATAGTACTATTATTGATAACTGTATTGATCAGTCTAGCACTTCCTCTAGGAATAAGTACATCTATATATTCATTAGCCTTCATAAGTTCTGCTGCTTTTTCATGGCTTGTGTCTTCTAAAATTTGTACTGTATCTTCTGAAAGTCCAGCTTCCCTTAACACTCCTTTAAATACACTCACAATAGCTATATTTGTTTTTATTGCTTCCTTTCCACCTCTTAAAATAACGGCATTTCCACTTTTTAAGCAAAGTCCAAAAGCATCTGCTGCAACATTAGGACGTGATTCAAATATTATAGCTACCACTCCTAAAGGAACTCTTTTCTGCTGAATTATCAAACCATTTGGAAGTGTTTTTCCATATACGTATTCACCAACTGGGTCATTGAGCATAGCTATTTCTCTCAATCCTGTTGCCATATCTTCTATTCTCTTCTCTGTTAATGTAAGTCTATCTATAAAGGATTGTTTTACTCCGTTCTTTAAAGCATTTTTTACATCTTCTTTATTTATTTCAATTATTCTTTCTTTATTTCTTATTAAAGCATCAGCTGATTTTTGAAGTATATCATTTTTTACTCCAGTAGGAAGCTGAGCTGTCTTTATAGAAGCTTTTTTAGCAGCTTCTCCTATTTTTGATATTTCCATTATATCTCCTCCAAAGCTACGCAATCAAAAACTGTTCCCACATCTTCCCCTGATATTAATCTCTCTATTAGTAAAGGGTTAGAACCATCTAATATAGCCATCACTACTCCATTATCACAACATTCTCTTGCTGCCAGAAGTTTTGTTTCCATTCCTCCAACACTGAATTCGCTTCCCTTTTCTCCACCCATTTTCATTATTTCATCAGTAACTTTTTCTACATATGCTATTCTTTGAGCATCAGGATTAGTTTTAGGGTTAGAATTATACAATGCATCTATATCTGTAAGTATAATCAAAAGGTCAGCCTTCAACAGAGAAGCTACACTTGCAGAAAGTCTGTCATTATCACTGAATTCTATTTCAAATGTAGATATAGTATCATTTGCATTAACTATTGGGATAACTCCATATTCTAACAATGTTTCAAATGTATTGTTAGTATTAGTTTTTCTTTCTCCCTCTTTAAAATCATCTTTTGTCAAAAGTATTTGAGCTGTTTTCTGGCTGTACTCACCAAAAAAGTTTTGATATATATGCATAAGTTCAGCCTGTCCTACTGCCGCTGCTGCTTGTTTTTCTCTAGTTTCCTTAGGTCTTGTTTTAAAATCAAGCTTTTTAGATCCTACTCCTATAGCTCCTGATGTTACAAGGACTACATCTCTTCCTTGATTTCTTAAGTCACTAAGTCCCCATGCAAGCTTATTTAAAAGGCTTAGATTAAGATTCCCATTTGCATAAGTCAATGTAGATGTTCCAACTTTAATTACTATCCTTTTAGCATTTTTTACTCTTTCTTTTATATCTCTATTCATTTCAGCTGTCACCCCTCTTTAACATTTCATTTAATGATACTATTATACTAAATATTTGTAGATTTTGCACATTTATTTTTATTTTTCTACTTAAGCAATAAAATATTTTTTAAATTCAAAAAATAAAAAAAGCAACTCAAAAGCAAAAGTAAATCTAACCTAGCTTTTAGTTACTCAGATATTATTAAAAAAATGGTGCAGAAGAAGAGATTTGAACTCTCACGGGGGCACCCCCACTGCCGTCTGAAGACAGCGCGTCTACCATTCCGCCACTTCTGCATAACTACTGGTAGTATATACCCATTAATATAAAAATTCAAGTATTTTTTCTAAATATTTAAAAGAGAGTAAGGCTGTATTTCTAACAGCTCAAACAAAAATTCTGAAAAGAAAAAGGAGTTGTTCAAATAAATGATTAAAAATCATCAATTTACAACAACCCCACTACAAACAATTATTTACCTATTTTTTAATTGATGGTTCTACATGAGCATAATCTCCATCTTTTCTTTTATATACTATATTCATTTCTCCAGTTTCACAGTTAGTAAATGGATAGAATACTCTATTTAATAATTCAAGTTGAAGTATAGCTTCTTCTATATCCATTGGTTTTGGAGGAAGATAAACTTTAACTACATTTACTGCTGCTTCTTTTTCAACTGTATTAGTTTCAGGATTATATTTTATTTTTTTAACTCCTGGAACCTGTCCATAATTTATTGCTCTTTTTTCTTTGTGTTTTTTAAGTTGTGCTTCTATAATATCAGAAACTTGGTCAATAGCTGCATATAAGTCAGTATCTGTACAAGAAGCTTTTAAAGTACTTCCACTGAGATATGCTAATACTTCAGCTGTATGACTGCTTCCAGTTTTAGTTCTCACTGCTGATAAGCTAACATCTAATTCTATGATACTATCGTGATACTTTTCAACCCTCCCTAGTTTAGTTTCCGCATACTTTTTGATTGCATCAGTTACAACTAATTGTTTTCCATGGATAGACATTTTCATAATACCACTTCCTTTTAAGTCCGCAAGTTCTCTTTGCTTTGTATAATATTATACTTCCTTTTTAACAGATTTCCTCTTTTTGTATAAAAATTTTAAAAAATTTTTTAATCATCTGTTAAATGCAGAATACCTTTTTTAAGATAGAGTTTTTTATCAGATATTTTTGCTAAATCTTTTGAATGTGTAACCACTATTATGGTCTGCTTCCTATTTTTATTAATATCTCTCAGTATATCAAAAATTGTTTCACTTGTTTCTTCGTCCAGATTCCCTGTAGGTTCGTCAGCTAGAAGTATCTTAGGGGAATTAATAAGAGCTCTGGCTATTGCCACCCTTTGCTTTTCCCCTCCAGATAGTTGAGATGGTTTGTGTTTTACCCTGTCTTTTAGCCCCACTGCCTCTAATATTTCCATGGCTCTTTTTCCACTTCTTTTCTATTTTTAAAATCATTCACCAAAGCTGGAAGCATTACATTTTCCAAGGCAGTAAATTCTGGCAGAAGATAGTGAAATTGAAATACAAATCCCAGCATACCATTTTTTAATATATCTTTTTTTTCTTCAGAAAGTTTTTCTACTTCCTGTCCACCAATATATATTTTCCCACCATCTATTTTATCCAACAGACCAATTATATTTAAAAGAGTGGACTTCCCTGATCCTGACCTTCCAAGTATCGAGATAAATTCTCCCTCTTCCACTGTTAAACTTAGATTTCTTATAATATGAAGTTTATCTATATTCCCACTATAATATTTTTCTATATTTTCTAATTTCAATATCTCTCTACTCATGTCTTAATGCCTCCACAGTTTCCATTCTAGCTGCTCTGTATGCTGGAAAGACACTTGATACAAAAATTATTCCAATATTAGCCCCGATTATTACTCCTATTTCCTTAATTGATATCTCAACAGGTATCTTTGTCAGGTAATATATAGAAGTTATAAAAGCTAACGTATAATTTTTTATATACCACAAGAAGCATAGAGCGATAACTGTTCCTATTATTATCCCTGCTATTCCCAAAAGCATTCCCTGAATAAGGAAAATTTTCATTATGCTTTTTCTGGAAAATCCCATTGATCTCATTATACCAATATCTTTTATCTTTTCTCTAACCAGCATATTCAAAGTAACCCATACTACAAATCCTGCTATTATTACTATTAAAGAAAATACCATTATCATAACAGTCTTTTCCAGTGATAAGGCAGAAAGGAGATTTCTATTGAGATCTCCCCATGTTCTTGAAAATATTTTTGTTTCAGTCATTATTTTATCAGCAATTTCTGGAGCTTTGTATGGATCATTTAATGTTACATCTATTTTATTTACAGTATCACCACTGTATACAAGATATTGAGCAGCCTTCAATGGAAGTATTATCATATTTATATCATAGTCATAATACCCACTCTGAAAGACTCCCTCTATTTTAAATTTTATCTCTTTATTTTCTGATGAGATTATTGTTACTTCATCTCCAAGAGAAGCTCCAATATTTTTAAATAATTCTTTTCCTATGAGGATTCCATTCATTTTATCAGGTGAAATGCTTCCTTCTACAATCTTTTTATCTAGATTCATAGCTTTTTAGCACTTTCTAAATCAAAGCCTTCTATCTTTACTCCTGATATATATCCTCCATATATTCCATTATATTTGAAGATACCCTGAGTTTCTATACTGGGAACAGCTCCCTTTACTCCAGGAATTTTTTCTATTCTTTCTTTTAAATCATTATAATCTGATAACTTATCTCCATTCTCTACCAGTACATGACTTGTCATGGAAAGAATGCTGCTTATCATATTTTTATCCAATCCATTGGCTATTCCAATAGAAACTATTAAAACTATTACTCCAATTGCTATTCCTAAAGTCGAGATAAGACTCTGTCTTTTTCTCTCAAATATATGTTTCTTCGCTATAAAAAACTCTACCATTTTACTTCCTTCCTGCTCTGTTTTTCACTATTTCAAATTTTACTTTTTCTGTTTCGCCATTTTCAGCGACTACTGTTAATTCATATTCTCCTGCTTTCAGAGAAAGACTTTTTTCTCTGTCCTTATCTCTTCCTATATATTCCTTATTTATATACCAGTAAAGATTCTGTTTTTTTACATTTGCCACTTTTACTATGACACTCTTTTCTCCATCAAAATCTTTTGGTATAACTATTTTCAGATTATTTATTGGATATATGAATTTTACACTTTTTTCTTTGATTTTGCTACTAAAAATATTTGAAACATCCATATTCTGTCTTATGAAATAGTTTATTATCTCAATAGGATAGTTGAGAACTACCTTTTCTTGTCTCTCAGTAAAATCTTCACTTCGTGAATCTATTTCTTCTCCATCCTTATTTAGAAAAACTTTCTTGTAATATGGGGAAAGTTTCAAAGGTTTTGCTCCTTTAGGATAAAGTATTTCTTTTGTTGGTACATCAAATTTCACTCTATATCCAGTTTCTCTATCTACTTTTAAGATTTCAAAATCTTCTTCTGGCAGCTTAAATAAAGCAGTTTTTTTAGGCAAAGTATTGAATACATTAAATAAAAGTTTTCCTGCACTGACTACTCCTGACAAATTGCTGTTGCCTTCACCAGTAAAATTTCCTACCCATACTACCACTGTCCAGTCTGGAGTAACCCCAGCTGCCCAGCCATCTCTTCTTCCGTAGCTTGTTCCAGTTTTCCATGAAACAGGATTTTTTTCTCTATACATACTTTCAAGTCCTGGTCTTTCCAACTGTCTTATAGTATCCAGTGTAAGATAAGCTGCCCCTCTGGATATCAACTGGTTTCCTTTTTCCTCCTGTCTATCTCTTATATATTTCAATTCTTTAAAATTCCCATAATTTCCCAATCCTGTATATAGTTTAGCTATATTTTCCACACTGAGTTCTTTAGTACCAAGTATAAGAGAAAGTCCATATCTTGAAGGATTATTATCCTTGAAGTCTAAAACTTCTTTCAAAAAATAGAAAAACCTCTCATCTTTATATTCCTTCAATAGTGATACAAATGGAATATTTAATGATTTTATAAGTGCTTCTCTCATTTCAATCAAGCCATAATATTTTTTACTGGCATTCTGAGGACTGAAATTTGAAAAATATAGTGGAATGTCAGGTATTTTTGATTCTGGAGCAGCTATTCCCTCATCTATTACCAAAGCATAAAGAAAAGGCTTTAAAACAGATCCTGGAGATCTTTTAGCTATTACTCCATCTACCTGTCCATTAGTAGAAAAATCATAAAAATTTTGTGAACCTATATATACTTTTACCTCATAAGTTTTATTATCTACTACTAATACAGCTGCATTTCCTATTCCTTCACCTTTTAAATATTCAGAATAATCCTTTACAACCTTTTCTATTTTTTCTTGAAGCTGGCTGTTGATAGTACTGCTGATTATTTTTTCACTGCTCTCCTGTGTTAATCTTCTTGTAAGATGAGGGGCAAGAGATTTAAATTTATATCTTTTTTCAGGAATAGGCTCCATCTTAGATAAAGTATACTGCTTTTCGTCAATAACTCCTCTTTCAAGCAGTTTTTTCAAAAGAGCATTTCTTTTATTTATAAGCCTATCTCTATTTTTTTCCACATGCATAAGTCCGGGAGAATTAGGGAGCACTGCTAACAGTGCCCCCTCTGCCCAAGTAAGTTCATTTGGATTTTTTTGAAAATATAGAAGTGAAGCTGTTTTATAACCTACAATATTTCCACCATAAGGAGCATTATTTAAATACATTGATAAAATTTCATCTTTAGTAAATTCTTTTTCTATCTTTAATGCATAAATCATCTCTCTGTATTTATTAAAATAACTCCTTTGCTTTGGTTCAAGAACTTTTGCTACCTGCATAGTTACAGTGCTTGCTCCTGTTCTTCTTCTCTGAAGTACATTATCTCTCACAGCTCTGACCACTGCCTTCATATCTACCCCTTTATGAGAGTAGAAATTTTTATCTTCATAATTCAAAACTGCTTCTCTTAATTTTTCAGGTACTTTATCTGTACTTTTCAAATGCCATTGTTCATTTTTATTGAGATAGACTCCCAGAATATCATCTTTATCATCTAACACTACCTGACTGTATCTATCTTCAAATGTACTCTGTATCTTTTTAGTATCATATTTTAAATATGTCCATGAGGTAAATAAAATTCCACTTAGAACAATCCCTGAAAATATCAGATATCTTTTTTTCATTATTTAACCTCTACTTCAAATCCTTTTAGGTAAGCTTCGTAATTTTTATCATACATAGCTTCTGCCATAGTTCCTGGGAATTTATATTTTCCTACTGTTACAGTATTTACTTTAATAAAGAAGCTGTTTCCTGTTCTGTTGTAGTTATCAAAGTCAAAGAACCACATTACTCTGTCATCTCTGATATCCTCATAATCTATATTAGTATTTGACATTCTGCTTTTTACCCATTCTGGATACTGTTGTTTCAATGCTCTTACATTTTCTATTTCCCAACCTGTAGGAAGAACTTGTGTCAATGCTACTTCATTAATATAGAAATATCCTCTTACATTGTCAGCAGGAAGTACTTTTACCTCCAGCCAAAATGTTGTTCCTGAAGTTAAAGATTTAGGATCTATTTCTGCTCCGTTTATATCATAGAATTTTCTTTCTATCTTGATATTTTTAGCAATATTTTCACCTTCATAATTTACAGGAACTCCTTCCCAATAGTAGTTAACAAACATATCTTTTGAATTTCCAGAAACTATTTTGATATTTCCTACTTTATCAGAAATTGATTCTGTATAAATTCCATTCTTAGTTGTAAATCTTTTTAACTGTCCATCTATTTCTATAGTTCCAGATACTTCTTCTTTAGCTCCTGATTTTACCATTTCAGCTATAGTCATCAAAGAATACCCTGTACTTTGAGTAGACAGCCAGCTTTGTGATTGAAGTGCCTGAAGTATATCATTATATAATTTTTCTTCTATTTTTCCATATACTTTGTAGTATGCTCCAAGTATGATAGCTTTATCTCTCAAATTAGAACCATAAGAATATCTATAGTAATCATGATCATATTCAGGTACAGTTATTGGAAGTGAATTAGCAATATCTACTGCCATCTTATCTTCTCCAATCAATTTATATGCTGCTGCCATATACCATTTACTTGTTATAGAAAGACTTCCCATATAATTTTCATATATAAGATTCATTTCACTTATTTCAGGAGAACCAGCTGATGCTAACAAATATAAAGTATATGCTTTTCTATCTAAATCTGCTCCTGCTATTTTACTTTGCTTCTTACTGAAATCCAGCCATCTGCTGTACATATCTTCTGGTACATAGTATCCATTTTCTTTTGCACTTATTAAAAACTGTCCTATATAGTTAGTTACCCATAAATCTGCATCTCTATTTCCTGGCCAGTATGCAAATGAACCATCATAAAGCTGGAATTTTGATAATCTAGTAATACCTGAATTAATGTTAGCAGTTATTCTCTTCTTATCAAAAGCATTTTCAGAAGACAGCTCTTTTATAAATAATTGAGGAAGTACACTTGATGTAGTCTGTTCTGCACAACCATATGGATATCTGATAAGCCATTTAAGTCTTTGATCTATAGCCAGTATAGGTGAACTTGATATAGTCAATGTACTTTCTACGCTTCCTTCTATCGAATCTTTTGGTGCATTGAATGTAACTTCCTTTCCACCTGGTACAGTCTTTATGTCATTCAAATAAATATATGGATTATTTGAATTTATATCTATATCAGTGACCTCTTCATAATTATATTTATTAGACTTTGCATTTATAGTTATTTTATCTGCTCCTATTTTATTTGGAACTTTTTCTGTAAAATATACTGTCTTCTTCTCTTTATTTTTCAAAGTGAATTTTTCAGTTTTTGTTTCTCCATTGAAATTGATGCTTACAGTTATCTCTCCAAGGTCATCTTCCAAGGCAAAAATTTCTACTGGAACCTTAAATTCATCTCCAACCTTTAATGTTCTTGGAAGTGAAGCATTCATAACTATTGGCGCTTTTACAGTAATTGTAGATTCAGCTCTTCCATACATTCCCTTATCTGCTCCAATTACCATAACTCTTACAGAGCCCATATAGTTAGGCATTGTAAATTCTACTTCCCCTTCTCCCTTGTCATTAGTAGTAAGAACTCCTTTAAACATTGCCACTGGTTTAAATCTTTGAGCCTCTTCAAGTCCCATCTGTTTATTTCTAGCTTTATCCATTGCTGACATTTCAGATAGGAATTCTCCTCCTCCAGTCTTCAATACTTGATGTACCTCTCCAAAAGTTTTTCCAATAATTTCATTATAGTTATCATAAGTCAATATTTGAAGAGCTTCTTTCTGATAAAAATAATTCCAAGGATCTGGAGTTTTAAATGCTGTTATATCTAAAAGTCCTTCATCTACGACTGCTACTGTATATTCCATTGGAGTACCAGCTTTATTTTTAACTTTTACACTGAATTTTTCATTTGGTCTTAATTCTTTTGGTGTATTCAATTCTAAATTAAGTTTAGTAGCCTCATTTTTTACCATTAGAGGTACTGCACCATATAATCTTAATGGTCTGTCATTTGTGAAGTTGTTATAGTCTTGGAATAAAGAGATACTTACATAGGCATTAGGGAACATTCCCTCAGTAATTTCTATTTCTTCCTCATTTTTGATGTTATTAACATCTTTCCAATATCTTTTTACTATTTGACCAGATTTTTCTATAGTTATAAGAGCTTTAGCTCCCTTTTCTCCTTCATATATAATCTTAGCTTTATCACCTATATTGTAAGATTTTTTGTCAGTTTCCATTTTAAGTTTATCCACTTTTTTACTTACACTAGGATCCATCCAAGTACTTACATAAAGATTTACCCCAGTACTTTGTTCAGTTTCTAAGTCTTCAACTTCTACAAATATTTCTCCTGTTCCATCTATTGGGTAATCTATAATATATGGTTTATCTCCTGAAACAAACTCCTGCTCATGAACAAAAGTAGTATTTGTATCTGTTTTTATTGATTTCAGGAAAATTCCATAATCATTATAGTCCCACCACCAAGAATACTCATTCTTGTATATTCTATATTTCATTCTTCTTCCAGAAACAAGTTTTTCTCCATCACTTGATACTGCTATGACTTGAAGATTTACTTTATCTCCACTCTTCATATATCTGTCAGATGGAATTTCCATTCCTACATATGTATCAAATTTTTTCAATGTTACAACACTTCTGTCTAAAACAGGTCTTCCTCCTGTTTCTAACACTTTAGTAGTGATAGTTCCTGTTAAGTTTATATTCTTAGGAGTAACCTTAGCTATATCAAAGTTTATAGTTCCTTTTCCCTCGCTGTTTAGTACCCCTTCTTTATAATCTCTATGATAAAAATTGTACGATGTAGGATTTGTAAAAGTATAGTTTTTAAATTTTTCAAATCTTATATTTTCTTCTCTTATCTGCAATTCACTGTTAAATCTGAGGTCGCTTCCTGGTGCACCAAAAAGATAATCAGAAGCAACTTTTACTTCAAAATTATTTGTTTCATTTATATCCACTACTTTAGGTGCATCAACATTAACCTTTATTTTATATGGAACTATAGTTTCCACAGGAATATCTTTTCTAAATGTAGTGCTTCCTACCTGAGCTTCTACTCTCCAGATACCAGTTTCAGAATCTAAATTAGTTTTGAAAGAATATGTATAAAAACCATTTTTTCCATTATTTAAAACATAATTTTCTACAAACTTTTTCCCAGTTGGAGTATAGATATTTAATTTAACAGGGTGATTTTCTGGAAAACTATTGTCACCATTTCTAGCTATTATAGAAAGATATATGTCATCTCCTGGTCTATATATTCCTCTGTCTGTATACATAAAACTTTTTACACCTGCAGTTGCATATATACCATCTACAGCAAAACCATCATATGATAAAAGAGAATCGTTTAATTTTAATATAGATTTCTCTTCTCCCAACTCACTGACAATATAGAAAATCTTATCTTTTCCATCAAAAGTTACTTCTCCATTTTCATCAGTAGTTTTTTCTTCTATCAGCTGATTATTAAAAGTTACTGCCTTTACTTTGGCACCTTTTACAACGCTGTTTTTTGCAACATCAGTAACAGTTACCAGATATTGATCTTTAGTTTTTTGTGCCAAAATTCCCATATCTGAAAGTAAAATTACTTTTCCTATTTTTCCATTATTCTCAAAGAAGCTGTATTGCTGCCAACTTTCTACACCTTCAGGAAAAGTATAGTCTATCCCATCTTTATCAAATGATAATTCTACTATAAAAAATCCCTTATATTCTACAAGACTTCCTAATTCAATTTCAGTCTGAATCCATTTATTTTTAAGATTATTTAATTCATATTCCTTTTCAAAGAGAACATCTCCTATTCTATAAAAATCTCCCTGCATTGCATAATTAAATACATTTCCATTTCCTTTAAATACAAGATTTTGTAAAAATTGAGTTGTATTATTTTCATAAACTTTCTTAACTTTTACATTTACTTTTTTTACATTAAGAGATTTAAAACTTATTCTTTTATCATTTACAGCTGGAAGTATTATTCCTTCATTTGAAAAAGCTATTTTAGGTTCTATCTCTCTAAAAGCTACTGTTGTATTAAAGTCTTCCTTTAATACAGTTCCATTTTTAGATTTTAAACCTTTCAAAATCCCTATTTGATATGTTTCCCCAGTAGAAAAATCACCTCTTATGATTATTTTATTTTTCATTTTGATTATATCAAAACCTGTTTCACCATCAACTTTTATGTAAGCGTCTATATCACTATTAAGTCCTATTTCGTCAGAAAGAGTTATTTCAATATTAGGTTTTTCCCCTGATGAAGTTGACACCTCCAAAATTTTCAACTCTGTTTCCTTTGCCGGTGGTGTCACCACTGTATTTTCTGTTTTTACTACTTCTATTGTTGTTTTTGGTTCAGTTGTTTGTTCTGGTGTTTTACCTCCCTCATTGCACCCAAGCATAGTCAATAAAACAAGAAATGCCAATATTTTTTTCATCGTAACCTCCTTAATGTTCTAACTAAATAATGACTTAATTAAAATTTCTCTTAATTTTTCTGAACTTATATCTATATTTAATTTATTTTTTAAGTCTTCCAGTTTAGATTCTTCCAGATATTTATCTTCAACTATACTTTCTAGTCTTATAATCTCCATATCTTCATCTGAAAAACTATTTATAACCTTTAAAAATTCTTCCCCATAGTTTTTAAACTTCTGGTTTCCTATTCCTCTTATTTTCAACATATCCCATCTGTTTTTAGGTTTTTTCTCTGCCAGTTCCATAAGTGTTAAATCTGAGAATACTATATATGGAGCTACTTTTTCTCTTTCAGCTATTTCATTTCTTAATTGATTTAAGTTTTCAAATAGTGGATCTTCATAATAATCAAATGTTACTTTTTCATCTATTCTTCTGAAAACAGAAGTTTCATTTTTTAAAACTTTCCTTGCCCTCTCATTAAGTCTGAGAACTGGAAAACTTCCTGCACTTTGCTCAAGATATCCATCTGATATTAAAAAATTTATAAATTCTTCAATCCATTCCCTTTCTCTTTCCTGCATTATTCCAAAAGTAGATAATTTGTGATATTCTTTCTTATCCATTTTTGTATCTGATTTTCCTACGAGAATATTTGTCAAAGTGGATATTCCTATACTTTCCTTTGCTCTTCCTATACAAGAAAGTATTTTTTGAGCTTCCACAGTAAGATCTTCAACATTTTTAAAAGATTTACAGTTTCCACATTTTCCACAATAATTTTTTATTCTTTTATCTCCAAAATACTTTAATATATATTCTCTATAGCAGCTTTCAAGATAGGCGTATTCCACCATCTTATCAAGTTTTTCTCTCTTTTCTTTTTTTAAACTATTTTCAGTTTCCTCATTCATTTCTATAAGATATTCCTGTGTGCCTACATCTTCTTCAAAATACATTAAAACTGCTTCAGCAGGAGCTCCATCTCTCCCAGCACGTCCAGCTTCCTGATAATAACTCTCCATATCTTTTGGAATATTTCTATGAAGTACAAATCTTACATTGGATTTATCTATTCCCATACCAAAGGCATTGGTTGCTATCATTATTTTTATCTCATCTTTAATGAACTTTTCCTGAAAATCTTTTCTTTCTTTTTCTGTAAGTCCTGCATGATATTTTCCAACACTAAATTCTCTAAGTTCAAGATAGGCATACAGACTGTCTACTTCTTTTCTAGTAGAAGCATAAATTATTCCAGATTTTTT
Above is a window of Fusobacterium varium DNA encoding:
- the recQ gene encoding ATP-dependent DNA helicase recQ, producing the protein MKKEAKRLLKEIYGYEDFREGQKVIVSSVLQRKDTLGVMSTGGGKSICYQIPALLFKGITIVISPLISLMKDQVDTLKLLGIKSVYINSTLSREEYSEAMQKIRNGSAKIIYIAPERLANEKFVSFIKKLDIAMIAVDEAHCISQWGHDFRKSYLEIPNFVKKIGKPIQILALTATATSEVRQDIEEKLEMKNPFSYVAGFDRENIFFKVVKNVVAEAYIVDYLKKAPKKSGIIYASTRKEVDSLYAYLELREFSVGKYHAGLTEKERKDFQEKFIKDEIKIMIATNAFGMGIDKSNVRFVLHRNIPKDMESYYQEAGRAGRDGAPAEAVLMYFEEDVGTQEYLIEMNEETENSLKKEKREKLDKMVEYAYLESCYREYILKYFGDKRIKNYCGKCGNCKSFKNVEDLTVEAQKILSCIGRAKESIGISTLTNILVGKSDTKMDKKEYHKLSTFGIMQEREREWIEEFINFLISDGYLEQSAGSFPVLRLNERARKVLKNETSVFRRIDEKVTFDYYEDPLFENLNQLRNEIAEREKVAPYIVFSDLTLMELAEKKPKNRWDMLKIRGIGNQKFKNYGEEFLKVINSFSDEDMEIIRLESIVEDKYLEESKLEDLKNKLNIDISSEKLREILIKSLFS